Proteins encoded by one window of Lathyrus oleraceus cultivar Zhongwan6 chromosome 1, CAAS_Psat_ZW6_1.0, whole genome shotgun sequence:
- the LOC127114902 gene encoding filament-like plant protein 1, with protein MVDDLWEELKLKDEELHNLKEFSDKEIYKLKAQIEESKARLNIHIPKRVCKITNLAEELEISEDENAVLRKEVESKSCETNELQDKLIEAEEYIAESDFELVSGRKHIQILEKLVRIYEQEVQKLKSEMLDSLDTFSLEKDELHFDIASLLKTKIELTSTLADCEFRNNELESKLKQYEAEKVILHDENGYLWEELDKRTQDVEAVNMELYMVMIERDEANVKIDRLEVEICNQKFQLFNMNK; from the coding sequence ATGGTTGATGATTTGTGGGAAGAATTGAAGTTGAAAGATGAAGAGTTGCATAATTTGAAAGAATTTTCTGATAAAGAGATTTACAAGTTGAAAGCTCAAATTGAGGAAAGTAAGGCCAGATTGAATATTCATATTCCAAAACGTGTTTGCAAGATTACGAATTTGGCGGAAGAGCTAGAGATATCAGAAGATGAAAATGCAGTTTTAAGGAAGGAGGTTGAGAGTAAGTCATGTGAGACTAATGAATTGCAAGATAAGCTTATAGAGGCAGAAGAATATATAGCTGAATCAGATTTTGAGTTAGTTTCAGGGAGAAAGCATATTCAAATACTAGAAAAGTTGGTTAGAATCTATGAGCAAGAGGTGCAAAAGTTGAAGTCTGAAATGCTTGATTCACTGGATACGTTTTCTTTAGAGAAAGATGAGTTGCATTTTGATATTGCAAGTTtgttaaaaacaaaaatagaaCTGACCTCTACATTGGCCGATTGCGAGTTTAGAAACAATGAATTAGAAAGCAAATTAAAGCAATATGAAGCTGAAAAAGTAATTTTGCATGATGAAAACGGATATTTGTGGGAAGAACTTGACAAGAGAACACAAGATGTAGAAGCTGTGAATATGGAGCTGTACATGGTAATGATCGAAAGAGATGAAGCCAATGTCAAGATTGATAGGCTTGAGGTTGAGATATGCAACCAAAAGTTTCAACTATTTAATATGAATAAGTAA